A section of the Clostridium felsineum DSM 794 genome encodes:
- a CDS encoding phage tail family protein, which produces MQELTFTNSKGQYITFGNTAPFLLEKFDPDPPKSTILTSKSPNQDGKTYHGTLLDERVLNIEIAILGDSSNDMFLKRQYFYNVFNPKLDITLTYTNDVGTHIIKGVVQDSPTPKDRTITSQEFLIQLFCPSPYWQELEEIKKEMALWVSDFEFPLEIPDKVGIEMGHRSSNLIVNACNTGNVECSMRIEFTALATVGSPSIVNVYTKEFIKVKRTLVSGDKLVINTEFGNKKVEMVHNGVSTNVFYYIDLQTTFLQLAVGDNLLRYNAEQGIDNLEVAIYFTPKYTGV; this is translated from the coding sequence ATGCAGGAGCTTACATTTACAAATTCAAAGGGGCAATATATTACTTTTGGTAATACTGCCCCTTTTTTACTAGAAAAATTTGATCCTGATCCACCTAAAAGTACAATTTTAACAAGTAAATCACCTAATCAAGATGGTAAAACATATCATGGTACCCTTTTAGATGAAAGAGTATTAAATATAGAAATTGCAATACTAGGTGATAGTAGTAATGACATGTTTCTAAAAAGGCAGTATTTTTATAATGTATTTAATCCTAAATTAGATATAACGCTAACTTATACAAATGATGTAGGAACACACATTATAAAAGGTGTGGTGCAAGATAGTCCAACCCCTAAAGACAGAACTATTACTTCACAAGAATTCTTAATACAGTTATTTTGTCCTAGTCCCTATTGGCAGGAGCTTGAGGAAATAAAAAAGGAAATGGCTTTATGGGTGAGTGATTTCGAGTTTCCTCTTGAAATACCTGATAAGGTTGGAATTGAAATGGGACATAGGTCAAGTAATTTAATAGTTAATGCATGTAATACAGGTAATGTTGAATGTAGTATGAGAATAGAATTTACAGCATTAGCAACAGTTGGTTCACCTAGTATTGTGAACGTGTATACTAAAGAATTTATTAAAGTTAAGAGAACTTTGGTTTCAGGTGATAAGCTTGTTATTAATACAGAGTTTGGAAATAAAAAGGTTGAAATGGTTCATAATGGAGTAAGCACAAATGTATTTTACTATATTGATTTACAAACAACCTTTTTACAATTAGCGGTGGGTGATAATTTATTAAGATACAATGCAGAGCAGGGAATTGATAATTTAGAAGTAGCAATATATTTCACACCAAAATATACAGGTGTTTAA
- a CDS encoding siphovirus ReqiPepy6 Gp37-like family protein — MKKVSLRIIDTSFNLLGEIDDYESLQFIRRFYSVGEFELHININKNNTNCLVKDNLILLGNSLNKVGIIMYRENQPDSSGNDELIIKGVTLKGIMNRRLILPTIDGGGYDIETGTTETVIKKYVNNHVVNPTDIKRKIPQLVIAENKDRGTQNTWKYRYENLADKICEISQYTQLGWDVTLDVENNRWVFDVIEGRNLTVDQEDLPPVIFSTNFDNILSPHFIESSMNSANVGYAGGKGENENRIVEEIGDKEGIERIENFFDCSNTDNNTDLTTLGIQKLDELKETKTFEFQIDPDSTFTYERDYDLGDFVTAQSKELNITMNAQIIEIKEIYETDKVNIEATFGSNIPNLITKIDKLKTKNTEVPTKISEFENDSNYDTEAGAQEKADAAENNAKAYADNSLQVERDYADKGDQDTLSSANKYTDDEISKLQNNLNAHVADNTRHIKERERNAWNSKAEGTHKHTKGDITDFPTSLPASGGTADKATITHRLYRHENESEDFYFISPYWTGNINGWRIGAYNTNGDEQVNIHRVSVDYADSAGNVPTKLSQLENDIGAGAGTTIITSSNEPSSHANGRVWVEIL, encoded by the coding sequence ATGAAAAAGGTATCTTTAAGAATTATTGATACAAGCTTTAATTTACTTGGAGAGATAGATGATTATGAAAGTCTTCAATTTATAAGAAGATTCTACAGTGTAGGAGAGTTTGAACTTCATATAAATATAAATAAAAACAACACTAATTGCTTAGTAAAAGATAATTTAATACTTTTAGGTAATAGCCTTAATAAGGTTGGTATTATCATGTATAGAGAAAACCAGCCGGACAGCTCCGGCAATGATGAATTGATAATAAAGGGTGTAACCTTAAAAGGCATTATGAATAGAAGACTTATATTACCTACTATAGATGGTGGTGGTTATGATATTGAAACAGGTACTACAGAAACAGTGATAAAAAAGTATGTTAATAACCATGTAGTTAATCCTACAGATATTAAAAGGAAAATACCTCAATTAGTTATAGCAGAAAATAAGGATAGAGGGACACAAAACACTTGGAAATATAGATATGAAAATTTAGCAGATAAAATTTGTGAAATATCTCAATATACTCAATTAGGTTGGGATGTAACCTTAGATGTAGAGAATAATAGATGGGTATTTGATGTAATTGAAGGTAGGAATTTAACCGTAGATCAGGAGGATTTACCACCAGTAATTTTTAGCACTAACTTTGATAATATATTAAGTCCTCATTTTATTGAAAGCAGCATGAACAGTGCTAATGTAGGTTATGCCGGTGGAAAAGGTGAAAATGAAAATAGAATTGTAGAAGAAATTGGAGATAAGGAAGGTATAGAAAGAATAGAGAACTTTTTCGATTGCTCTAATACGGATAATAATACCGATCTTACTACATTAGGTATTCAAAAACTAGATGAATTAAAGGAAACAAAAACCTTTGAATTTCAAATTGATCCGGATAGTACATTTACCTATGAAAGAGATTATGATTTAGGTGATTTTGTTACAGCTCAATCAAAAGAACTAAATATAACAATGAACGCACAAATTATTGAAATAAAGGAGATTTACGAAACTGACAAGGTTAATATTGAAGCAACCTTTGGAAGTAACATACCTAATCTTATTACTAAAATAGATAAGCTTAAAACTAAAAATACAGAAGTACCAACAAAAATTAGTGAGTTTGAAAATGATAGTAATTATGATACAGAAGCAGGAGCACAAGAAAAGGCTGATGCTGCTGAAAATAACGCAAAGGCTTATGCGGATAATTCACTACAAGTTGAAAGAGATTATGCAGATAAAGGAGACCAAGACACCTTAAGCAGTGCAAATAAATATACAGATGATGAAATAAGCAAATTACAAAATAACTTAAATGCACATGTGGCTGATAATACAAGGCATATTAAAGAGCGTGAGAGGAACGCTTGGAATAGTAAAGCAGAAGGGACACATAAGCACACTAAAGGGGATATAACAGATTTTCCAACATCATTACCAGCAAGTGGAGGGACAGCAGACAAGGCAACTATAACTCATAGGTTATACAGACATGAAAATGAAAGTGAAGATTTTTATTTTATATCGCCTTATTGGACAGGGAATATTAATGGTTGGAGAATAGGAGCATATAACACTAATGGAGATGAGCAGGTAAATATTCATAGGGTTTCAGTTGATTATGCTGACAGTGCTGGTAACGTTCCAACAAAATTAAGTCAGCTTGAAAATGATATTGGAGCAGGTGCAGGAACAACCATTATAACTTCAAGTAATGAGCCAAGCAGTCATGCAAATGGTAGAGTTTGGGTTGAAATATTATAG
- a CDS encoding phage tail protein: MAQIKKAIYKVDNGTDYDIIHFETEESMVKGVSGKIEYFAQSTPPQGYLKCNGAAISRAAYPELFSAIGTYYGAGDGSSTFNVPDVRGDFIRCLDDNRGVDSGRVLGSHQDDTMANHRHTQTLKFTTRTYENGNGLKYTSGESVPDDVTYTGWDTTNNRIDSTETRPKNTAFLACIRYC; this comes from the coding sequence TTGGCACAAATAAAAAAGGCAATTTATAAAGTGGATAATGGAACAGACTATGACATTATTCACTTTGAGACAGAAGAAAGCATGGTTAAAGGAGTTTCAGGAAAGATTGAATATTTTGCACAAAGTACACCACCTCAAGGTTATTTAAAATGCAATGGTGCTGCCATATCACGTGCAGCATATCCGGAATTGTTTTCAGCCATAGGCACTTATTATGGAGCTGGTGATGGCTCTTCAACCTTCAATGTTCCTGATGTTCGAGGTGATTTTATACGCTGCTTAGATGATAACAGAGGTGTTGATTCAGGAAGAGTTTTAGGAAGTCATCAAGATGATACAATGGCAAACCATAGGCATACACAAACATTAAAATTTACAACGAGGACATACGAGAATGGAAATGGTTTAAAATATACCTCCGGCGAAAGTGTTCCGGATGATGTAACATACACCGGCTGGGATACAACTAATAATCGAATAGATAGTACAGAAACAAGACCAAAGAATACAGCTTTTTTAGCATGTATTAGATATTGTTAA
- a CDS encoding XkdX family protein, whose protein sequence is MHSNNFDFYDVFYSLGFFTINQVQEACKWSVINQSEFKEITGQEYTSNTQ, encoded by the coding sequence ATGCACAGCAATAATTTTGATTTTTATGATGTATTTTACTCACTAGGATTTTTTACAATAAATCAAGTTCAAGAGGCTTGCAAATGGAGTGTAATAAACCAAAGTGAGTTTAAAGAAATTACAGGACAAGAATATACTTCAAATACTCAATAG
- a CDS encoding BhlA/UviB family holin-like peptide produces MENGIFRLAVNQGIWAALFVVLLFYILKEQEKRDKKSEERERNYQNIIDKLTEKFDLLNGIKKDIEDVKNKIFK; encoded by the coding sequence ATGGAAAATGGAATATTTAGATTAGCAGTTAATCAAGGTATATGGGCAGCACTTTTTGTAGTGTTGCTTTTTTATATACTCAAAGAGCAGGAAAAAAGAGATAAGAAATCAGAAGAAAGAGAAAGAAATTATCAAAATATTATAGATAAACTTACAGAAAAATTTGATTTGCTAAATGGCATAAAAAAAGATATTGAAGATGTGAAAAACAAGATTTTTAAATAG
- a CDS encoding GH25 family lysozyme encodes MKGIDIYSGNGTVDFNAIKNSGVEVVYIKATEGITYTDSTYKIFYDRAKAAGLKVGFYHFLRANDPAIEAEHFLNAISGLELDCKCAIDVEVTFGQGNDKISSNVRQFADHLKAKGIDTCIYTYTNFYKNNLNESIRNIPLWVAEYGVDRPNISREYVGFQHSESGSLNGINGDVDLNEFGEGILIGKAGVCNTVEVHSESDTIKIIQQQLNTILKKGLTVDGIEGECTILAIKEFQGAMGLVQDGIWGQKTICAVGEIFSKPVDGVPYPHYEYATRYIQYRVGGKVDGVFGNGTKVNVQNWQAQHGLAADGVVGAGTWSKLLDENC; translated from the coding sequence ATGAAAGGTATTGATATATATTCAGGTAATGGAACAGTGGATTTTAACGCAATAAAAAATAGTGGAGTTGAAGTGGTTTATATTAAGGCAACGGAAGGTATAACTTATACAGATTCAACCTATAAAATTTTTTATGATAGAGCAAAGGCAGCAGGACTTAAAGTTGGATTTTATCACTTTTTAAGAGCCAATGATCCAGCAATCGAAGCGGAGCATTTCTTAAATGCTATTTCAGGTTTAGAGCTAGATTGTAAGTGTGCTATAGATGTTGAAGTTACATTTGGACAAGGCAATGACAAAATAAGTTCTAATGTAAGACAGTTTGCAGACCACTTAAAGGCGAAAGGCATTGATACATGCATCTATACTTATACAAACTTTTATAAAAATAATTTAAATGAAAGTATTAGGAATATACCTTTGTGGGTGGCTGAATATGGAGTTGATAGACCTAATATATCAAGGGAATATGTAGGCTTTCAACATAGCGAAAGTGGTTCTTTAAATGGTATTAATGGAGATGTAGATTTAAATGAATTTGGGGAAGGAATATTAATAGGAAAAGCAGGAGTATGTAACACTGTTGAGGTTCATAGTGAAAGTGATACCATAAAAATAATACAACAACAGCTTAACACTATTTTAAAGAAAGGACTTACAGTTGATGGCATAGAAGGAGAATGTACTATATTAGCTATAAAGGAATTTCAAGGAGCTATGGGACTTGTGCAGGATGGAATTTGGGGGCAAAAAACAATATGTGCAGTTGGTGAAATATTTAGTAAGCCAGTTGATGGAGTTCCATACCCACATTATGAATATGCTACTAGATATATTCAGTATAGAGTTGGTGGAAAGGTTGATGGTGTGTTTGGTAATGGTACAAAAGTAAATGTGCAAAACTGGCAGGCACAGCATGGACTTGCAGCAGATGGAGTTGTGGGAGCTGGTACTTGGAGTAAATTATTAGATGAAAATTGTTAG
- a CDS encoding AAA family ATPase: MRIKYIHVKNFRSFDDQVIDFEKLNILIGANAAGKSNTIEIFRFINNIINYGLENAFALMGGINYAVNASIGRYTPIYIKFELDLSDEKWIRNINEKTGHLLQLCYVRCEFEICCNKRGMGFKISKDKVKIGYKCVEIDSKKVKEDEFYYNLTDKSYEVIYEKVGNRVKLNVSNQSNYEDKKLEKGLGASFICNVINEEYKTKKELIINKLAFMMPPMFMEDDFIRIYDFEPKLMKQSSSLTTIRKLKEDGSNLASILQIVLRNKKDKKLLMNLLSDCLPFIEDISVENNIDKSVSYKIKENFNSKNFYSNFLSDGTVNILALTIALYFQKDTGIIIIEEPERNLHPQLMRKIIELAKDKSINKQIIITTHNSEFVKNAELDSLLFAKRKENGFTSISKPVNDEKVKIFLDSELGIDDLFVKGILEE, translated from the coding sequence ATGAGGATTAAATATATACATGTAAAAAACTTTAGGAGTTTTGATGATCAAGTTATTGATTTTGAAAAGTTAAATATTTTGATAGGAGCAAATGCAGCAGGAAAATCAAATACAATTGAAATTTTTAGATTTATTAATAATATTATAAATTATGGCTTGGAAAATGCATTTGCACTTATGGGTGGAATTAACTATGCTGTTAATGCTTCAATAGGGAGATATACTCCTATATATATAAAATTTGAATTAGATTTAAGTGATGAAAAGTGGATAAGGAATATAAATGAAAAAACAGGTCATTTATTACAATTATGTTATGTAAGGTGTGAATTTGAAATTTGCTGTAATAAAAGAGGAATGGGATTTAAAATTAGTAAGGATAAAGTGAAAATTGGATACAAATGTGTGGAGATTGATTCTAAAAAAGTAAAAGAGGATGAATTTTATTATAATCTTACAGATAAAAGTTATGAAGTAATATATGAAAAAGTAGGTAATAGAGTTAAACTTAATGTTAGTAATCAAAGTAATTATGAAGACAAAAAGCTAGAAAAGGGTTTAGGTGCTAGTTTTATTTGTAATGTTATTAATGAAGAGTATAAAACAAAAAAAGAGCTAATTATCAATAAACTAGCATTTATGATGCCACCAATGTTTATGGAGGATGATTTTATTAGAATATATGACTTTGAACCTAAGCTAATGAAACAGTCCAGTTCACTAACTACTATAAGAAAGTTAAAAGAGGATGGTTCTAATTTAGCTAGTATTTTACAAATAGTACTGAGAAATAAAAAAGATAAAAAATTGCTTATGAATTTGTTAAGTGATTGTTTACCTTTTATTGAGGACATTTCGGTAGAAAATAATATTGATAAATCAGTTTCATATAAAATCAAAGAGAATTTTAATAGTAAGAATTTTTATTCGAATTTCCTGTCTGATGGAACTGTTAACATATTAGCATTAACAATTGCTTTATATTTTCAAAAGGATACAGGTATTATAATTATTGAAGAACCAGAAAGAAATCTTCATCCACAATTAATGAGGAAAATAATTGAATTAGCGAAAGATAAGTCTATTAATAAACAGATAATTATTACAACACATAACTCAGAGTTTGTGAAGAATGCTGAACTGGATTCATTACTGTTTGCAAAAAGAAAAGAAAATGGTTTTACATCAATTAGCAAACCTGTAAATGATGAGAAAGTGAAAATATTTTTGGATTCTGAATTAGGTATAGATGATTTATTTGTTAAAGGAATATTGGAGGAGTAA